From a single Mycolicibacterium mengxianglii genomic region:
- the lipL gene encoding esterase/beta-lactamase LipL translates to MTQATVRERSAALPKGVHGAADPHFACAVRSFASLFPSRRFGGGALSVYLHGEPVVDVWTGWADRRGRVPWTADTGAMVFSATKGVASTVIHRLVDRGLIDYDAPVAEYWPEFGAGGKADITVREMMAHRAGLSQLNGLTSADLLDHLKMEEVIAAAPASSLRGKPAYHALTYGWLLSGLARSVTGLGMRALIRQEVAAPLDTDGLHLGRPAPGARTRNAQIIGPQLNIQNPVFNAVAPRLAAVQRSAIFGATYFPGMKSMVQGETPLLDAEIPSANGVATARALAKMYGALANGGEVEGTRLLSSDLCAALVGRRSLAPDRSIFMPLAFHLGYHALPLPGILPGFGHVGLGGSLGWAVPDTGLAFSFVHNRLLTPFLAADQAGFVATAALIRRGAAAARSRGYRSISGFGATFPAGSESVAG, encoded by the coding sequence GTGACCCAAGCAACTGTTCGGGAGCGCAGCGCGGCGCTCCCGAAAGGCGTACACGGCGCGGCCGATCCTCACTTCGCCTGCGCGGTGCGTAGTTTCGCGAGCCTGTTCCCCAGCCGCCGTTTCGGCGGCGGTGCACTGTCGGTCTACCTGCATGGTGAGCCGGTGGTCGATGTCTGGACGGGCTGGGCTGACCGGCGTGGCCGGGTGCCGTGGACCGCCGACACCGGGGCGATGGTGTTCTCGGCCACCAAGGGGGTGGCCTCGACGGTGATCCACCGTTTGGTCGACCGCGGTTTGATCGACTACGACGCACCCGTTGCTGAGTACTGGCCGGAGTTCGGCGCAGGAGGCAAGGCCGACATCACGGTCCGGGAGATGATGGCCCACCGCGCCGGGCTGTCGCAGCTCAACGGTCTCACCAGCGCTGACCTGCTCGATCATCTGAAAATGGAAGAGGTGATCGCGGCGGCGCCGGCCTCATCGCTGCGGGGAAAACCGGCCTATCATGCGTTGACGTACGGCTGGCTGCTCTCTGGTCTGGCCCGGTCGGTGACTGGCCTGGGCATGCGCGCCCTGATCCGCCAGGAGGTCGCCGCCCCGCTGGACACCGACGGGTTACACCTGGGCCGCCCGGCACCTGGGGCCCGGACCCGCAATGCGCAGATCATCGGTCCGCAGCTCAATATCCAGAACCCGGTGTTCAACGCCGTGGCGCCGCGGCTGGCTGCGGTCCAGCGATCGGCAATCTTCGGCGCGACGTATTTCCCCGGCATGAAGTCGATGGTGCAGGGCGAAACCCCACTGTTGGACGCGGAGATCCCGTCGGCCAATGGGGTGGCGACGGCCAGAGCCTTGGCCAAGATGTACGGGGCGCTCGCCAATGGCGGTGAGGTGGAGGGGACGCGGCTGTTGTCCAGTGATCTGTGCGCGGCGCTGGTCGGGCGTCGCAGCCTCGCACCCGACCGCAGCATCTTCATGCCGCTGGCATTCCACCTGGGGTATCACGCACTGCCGTTACCTGGGATATTGCCCGGATTCGGTCATGTCGGGCTCGGTGGATCGCTGGGCTGGGCCGTGCCCGACACCGGACTGGCGTTCAGTTTCGTGCACAACCGGCTGCTCACCCCTTTCCTGGCGGCTGACCAGGCGGGATTCGTGGCGACCGCGGCGCTGATCCGGCGCGGTGCCGCTGCGGCGCGGTCCCGGGGGTACCGCTCGATCTCAGGATTCGGGGCGACGTTCCCCGCCGGATCCGAGTCCGTCGCGGGTTAG
- the scpA gene encoding methylmalonyl-CoA mutase — protein MTSTTNNSWIASFADVPRRGDGSAAPATQAGVDDLVATAAAANGYTTDQLTWVTPEGIDVKPVYVAADRDEVAAQGYPLDSFPGEPPFIRGPYPTMYVNQPWTIRQYAGFSTAAESNAFYRRNLAAGQKGLSVAFDLATHRGYDSDHPRVAGDVGMAGVAIDSILDMRQLFDGIDLSAVSVSMTMNGAVLPILALYVVAAEEQGVPPEKLAGTIQNDILKEFMVRNTYIYPPKPSMRIISDIFGYTSTKMPKFNSISISGYHIQEAGATADLELAYTLADGVEYLKAGLDAGLDIDKFAPRLSFFWGIGMNFFMEVAKLRAGRLLWSELVAEFDAKNAKSLSLRTHSQTSGWSLTAQDAFNNVARTCIEAMAATQGHTQSLHTNALDEALALPTDFSARIARNTQLVLQQESGTTRPIDPWGGSYYVEWLTHQLATAARMHIGEVVAHGGMAQAISDGIPKLRIEEAAARTQARIDSGAQTVIGVNKYQVAEDQEIEVLKVENSRVRAEQLAKLEQLRADRDESATQAALAELTRAAGVHGPAGEDGLGNNLLALAINAARAKATVGEISDALEKVYGRHVAEIRTISGVYRDAAGKATNITTATELVEKFAEADGRRPRILIAKMGQDGHDRGQKVIATAFADIGFDVDVGSLFSTPDEVARQAADNDVHVVGVSSLAAGHLTLVPALRDALAEAGRPDIMVVVGGVIPPGDFSELYEAGATAIFPPGTVIADAAIGLLHKLAERLGYDLS, from the coding sequence ATGACTAGCACCACGAATAATTCCTGGATCGCTAGTTTCGCCGACGTACCGCGCCGTGGGGACGGGTCGGCGGCGCCGGCCACCCAGGCCGGCGTGGACGATCTGGTGGCGACCGCCGCCGCCGCGAACGGTTACACCACTGACCAGCTCACCTGGGTCACACCCGAAGGCATCGACGTGAAGCCGGTGTACGTCGCCGCCGACCGCGACGAGGTTGCCGCGCAGGGTTATCCGCTGGACAGCTTCCCCGGTGAGCCACCGTTCATCCGTGGGCCGTACCCCACGATGTATGTCAACCAGCCCTGGACGATCCGGCAGTACGCGGGTTTTTCCACCGCGGCGGAATCCAACGCGTTCTACCGGCGCAACCTCGCGGCGGGGCAGAAGGGCCTGTCGGTGGCGTTCGATCTGGCCACCCACCGCGGCTACGACTCCGACCATCCCCGGGTGGCCGGTGACGTCGGGATGGCCGGTGTGGCCATCGATTCCATCTTGGACATGCGGCAACTGTTCGACGGTATCGACCTGTCCGCGGTGTCGGTGTCGATGACGATGAACGGCGCGGTGCTGCCAATTCTGGCGCTGTACGTGGTGGCCGCAGAGGAGCAGGGGGTACCGCCGGAGAAACTGGCCGGGACCATCCAGAACGACATCCTCAAAGAGTTCATGGTCCGCAACACCTACATCTATCCGCCGAAGCCGTCGATGCGGATCATCTCCGACATCTTCGGCTACACCAGCACCAAAATGCCGAAGTTCAACAGCATCTCGATCTCCGGCTACCACATCCAGGAAGCCGGGGCTACCGCCGATCTGGAGTTGGCCTACACCTTGGCCGACGGGGTGGAGTACCTCAAGGCCGGCCTGGACGCGGGTCTGGACATCGACAAGTTCGCACCGCGGCTGTCGTTTTTCTGGGGCATCGGGATGAACTTCTTCATGGAGGTCGCCAAGCTGCGGGCGGGGCGACTGCTGTGGAGCGAGTTGGTCGCGGAATTCGACGCCAAGAATGCGAAATCTTTGTCACTGCGCACCCATTCGCAGACCTCGGGCTGGTCACTGACCGCGCAGGACGCCTTCAACAACGTCGCGCGCACCTGTATCGAAGCGATGGCCGCCACGCAGGGCCACACCCAGTCCCTGCACACCAACGCCCTGGACGAGGCGCTGGCGTTGCCCACCGATTTCTCGGCCCGCATCGCCCGCAACACCCAGTTGGTGTTGCAGCAGGAGTCGGGCACCACCCGGCCCATCGACCCGTGGGGCGGTTCGTACTACGTCGAATGGCTGACCCACCAGCTGGCCACCGCCGCCCGGATGCACATCGGCGAGGTCGTCGCCCACGGCGGGATGGCCCAGGCGATCAGCGACGGCATTCCCAAACTGCGCATCGAAGAGGCCGCCGCACGTACCCAGGCGCGCATCGACTCCGGCGCCCAGACCGTGATCGGGGTCAACAAGTACCAGGTTGCCGAGGACCAGGAGATCGAGGTCCTCAAGGTCGAGAACAGCCGGGTCCGGGCCGAGCAACTGGCCAAACTGGAGCAGCTGCGGGCGGACCGCGACGAGTCGGCGACTCAGGCCGCGTTGGCCGAATTGACAAGGGCCGCAGGCGTACACGGGCCGGCAGGGGAGGACGGGCTGGGCAACAACCTGCTGGCCCTGGCCATCAACGCCGCACGTGCCAAGGCGACGGTGGGGGAGATCTCCGACGCGCTGGAGAAGGTCTACGGCCGCCACGTCGCCGAGATCCGCACGATCTCCGGCGTCTACCGCGACGCAGCCGGGAAGGCCACCAATATCACTACCGCAACTGAGCTCGTCGAGAAGTTCGCCGAGGCCGACGGTCGGCGGCCCCGCATCCTGATCGCGAAGATGGGTCAGGACGGCCATGACCGCGGGCAGAAGGTGATCGCGACCGCGTTCGCCGACATCGGATTCGACGTGGACGTGGGCTCACTGTTCTCCACCCCGGACGAGGTCGCCCGCCAGGCCGCCGACAATGACGTGCACGTCGTGGGGGTGTCTTCACTGGCAGCCGGGCACCTGACGCTGGTGCCGGCGCTGCGCGACGCGCTGGCCGAGGCCGGCAGGCCCGACATCATGGTGGTGGTGGGAGGTGTCATCCCGCCGGGCGATTTCTCCGAACTCTACGAAGCGGGTGCCACGGCCATCTTCCCGCCCGGCACCGTGATCGCCGATGCCGCGATCGGCCTGCTGCACAAGCTCGCCGAGCGGCTCGGTTACGACCTGAGCTAG
- the meaB gene encoding methylmalonyl Co-A mutase-associated GTPase MeaB: MTVSVNSTVGELAEALRGGDRSALARSITLVESTRADHRRKAQELLLELMPDAGSAMHVGITGVPGVGKSTSIEALGMHLIEQGHRVAVLAVDPSSTRTGGSILGDKTRMSRLAAHPEAYIRPSPTSGTLGGVAKATRETMVLLEAAGFDIILVETVGVGQSEVTVANMVDTFVFLTLARTGDQLQGIKKGVLELADIVVVNKADGAHALEAKKAARELAGAIRLIHPRGALWLPPVLTMSALEGTGLTELWETVEKHRQVLTEAGEFTARRRAQQVDWTWSLVRDTVLDRVLSHPAVRTMKADIERRVRDGELTPALAAQEILDAATDR; encoded by the coding sequence ATGACCGTCTCCGTCAATTCCACCGTCGGCGAACTCGCCGAAGCGTTGCGCGGCGGTGACCGCTCGGCGCTGGCCCGGTCGATCACCCTGGTCGAGTCGACACGCGCCGATCATCGGCGCAAGGCGCAGGAGCTGCTGCTCGAGCTGATGCCCGATGCGGGATCTGCGATGCACGTCGGTATCACCGGGGTGCCCGGCGTCGGGAAGTCGACGTCCATCGAGGCTCTGGGAATGCACCTGATCGAGCAGGGGCACCGGGTGGCAGTCCTGGCGGTGGACCCGTCCTCGACTCGCACCGGTGGTTCGATCCTGGGGGACAAGACCAGGATGTCGCGGCTGGCCGCACACCCCGAGGCCTATATCCGCCCGTCGCCGACATCGGGAACTCTCGGCGGGGTGGCGAAGGCGACGCGCGAGACGATGGTGCTGCTCGAAGCCGCGGGCTTCGACATCATCCTGGTGGAGACGGTGGGGGTGGGACAGTCGGAGGTCACCGTCGCCAATATGGTCGACACCTTCGTGTTTCTGACGTTGGCGCGTACGGGCGACCAGTTGCAGGGCATCAAGAAGGGTGTCCTCGAACTCGCCGACATCGTCGTGGTCAACAAGGCCGACGGCGCGCATGCCCTCGAGGCCAAGAAAGCCGCACGTGAGCTCGCCGGGGCGATCCGGCTGATCCATCCCCGGGGCGCGCTGTGGTTGCCGCCGGTATTGACGATGAGTGCACTCGAGGGGACCGGCCTCACTGAGCTGTGGGAGACGGTGGAGAAACACCGGCAGGTGCTGACCGAGGCCGGCGAATTCACTGCCCGCAGACGTGCTCAGCAGGTGGACTGGACCTGGTCGCTGGTGCGGGACACCGTGCTCGACCGGGTGTTGTCGCACCCTGCGGTGCGGACGATGAAGGCCGATATCGAGCGCCGGGTCCGTGACGGGGAACTGACGCCGGCGCTGGCTGCGCAGGAGATCCTCGACGCGGCGACCGATCGCTGA
- the pks2 gene encoding sulfolipid-1 biosynthesis phthioceranic/hydroxyphthioceranic acid synthase, with protein MACRLPGGIDSPQRFWEALMRGDDHVTEVPIERWDAEEYYDPEPGVPGRSVSKWGAFLDDVAGFDADFFGISEREATAIDPQHRLLMETAWEAVEHAGIDPATISESLAGVFVGMTHGDYQLLAADAHAVEGPYGFTGNNFSLASGRIAYHLGVHGPAYTVDSACSSSLLAIHLACRSLHDGDSDLGLAGGVSIMLEPRKMASGSAQGMLSPTGKCHAFDVDADGFVSGEASVMFLLKRLDDAHRDGDRILGVIRGTASNQDGHTVNIATPSRPAQVAVYRAALAAGGIDPATVTMVEAHGTGTPVGDPIEYASLAEVYGTDGPVALGSAKTNFGHGQSASGAVGMMKALLSLQHGVVPQNLHFNQLPDEMAQIKTELFVAQTAVPFPGEGQSPRRAAVSAYGLSGTNVHAVLEQAPTETSPRVVSGDAEADEVTPSTRLFCLSATSAEELRRTAGRLADWVAERARGNARATDLELEDLAYTLARRRSHRPVRTVVFAADHEELIKALREVADGDTPYQAAVAADERGPVWVFSGQGSQWARMGTALLATEPVFAATIAELEPLIARESGFSITEALSAEEKVTGIDRVQPAVFAVQVAMAATMKAYGVGPGAVIGHSMGESAAAVVAGALSLEDGVKVICRRSKLMATIAGSGAMASVELPAKQVLSELAARGVRDVVLAVISSPQSTVVGGAKESIRELVDHWEERGVMAREVAVDVASHSPQVDPILDQLTEVLDDLDPMEPTVPYYSATLYDPRDPADYDAYYWADNLRHTVRFSAAVQAALEDGFRVFGELSPHPLLTFAVEQTARGLDISLAALAGMRREQELPNGLRGFLADLHAAGAAVDFSTQFPDGRLVDAPLPTWNKVPLILTRDSQEQAAGGATLAVHPLLGAHVRLPEEPERHVWQADIGTTNQPWLGDHQVHNVGALPGAAYCEMAIAAARAVLGDDAEVRDVTFEQMLLLEDQTPVSVVAEVKAAGLVDLVVETYAEGEQVRRASATLHAGGDADDEPADPSPYDIDALVAAHPQRLEGAEMRSWYAERGIQYGPAFAGLVAANTAEASTDSASNPTVLAEVSLPGSIRSQQGAYGIHPALLDACFQAVGAHPDLHGDTTGTLMLPLGVRRLRAHASTRNAHYCYVTLTSATATAVEADIEVLDEHGAVLLTVSGLRLGTGVSAGGQQARTLNERLLTVDWRQQELPEPEGVDAGRWLVIGLSADAEATVASLVEELTQRNAEAANLAWALDADHDAAAETLRGRLTAEPHTGVVLVAGAAGARDSVSVDRGAEYVRALVRVARELPEIAGEPARLFVVTRDAQTVLSHDEANLDQAGLRGLMRVIGMEHPGLQATQIDLDAATEIASVATQLLSGSDEDETAWRDGDWHVARLNLSPLQPDERLTTVVNHETDGVRLQIRVPGDLQSLELAAFDRVAPGPGQIEVSVKASNLNFADVLVAYGRYPSFEGRLPQLGADFAGVVTAVGPGVTDHQVGDRVAGISANGAWTTFVTCDANLAVTLPDGLPEERAAAVPSAHATAWYGLHDLARISAQDKVLIHSATGGVGQAAVAIAKAAGAEIYATAGTPEKRNLLKSWGIEHVYDSRSTEFADEIRRDTNGYGVDIVLNSLPGAAQRAGLELLTFGGRFVEIGKRDIYGDTKMGLFPFRRNLAFYAVDLALLTLTSPGHTRRLMQTVFAKIADGTLAMPETTHFPLREGATAIRVMGAAEHTGKLVLDVPHTGTSSAVVPPENATVLRPDGAYVITGGLGGLGLFLAEKMADAGAGRIVLNGRSAPTADAEDVIERIRRGGTEVEVSRGDIADPETARRLVQAAGATGLPLRGVLHAAAVVEDATLGNITDELIDRDWAPKVRGAWNLHEALQGADADTQLDWFCSFSSAAAMVGSPGQGAYAAANSWVDGFTRWRRAQGLPASAIAWGAWAEIGKGQAMAEDAAMAIAPDDGAYAFDALLRHNRTYTGYAPVAGTPWLAAFAQTSRFAESFASIGKNPAGTSAFLAELHELPLEEWHARLRRLISDQISLVLRRSVDPDRPLAEYGLDSLGILEVRTKIETETGIRIGSTDITTVRTLAERLYDELAADETAAAAS; from the coding sequence ATGGCATGCCGGCTGCCGGGCGGGATCGATTCGCCGCAACGCTTCTGGGAGGCGTTGATGCGGGGCGACGACCATGTCACCGAGGTCCCCATCGAGCGCTGGGATGCCGAGGAGTACTACGACCCCGAACCCGGCGTCCCCGGCCGGTCGGTGTCGAAGTGGGGCGCATTCCTCGACGATGTCGCGGGCTTCGACGCCGACTTCTTCGGGATCAGCGAGCGTGAGGCCACCGCGATCGATCCGCAGCACCGCCTGCTCATGGAAACGGCGTGGGAAGCGGTCGAGCATGCCGGCATCGACCCGGCGACCATTTCCGAATCGCTGGCCGGCGTCTTCGTCGGAATGACCCACGGCGACTACCAACTGCTGGCTGCCGATGCTCATGCGGTTGAGGGGCCGTACGGATTCACCGGCAACAATTTCAGCCTGGCCTCGGGCCGTATCGCCTATCACCTCGGCGTGCACGGACCGGCGTACACCGTGGACTCCGCGTGCTCGTCGAGCCTGCTGGCGATTCACCTGGCCTGCCGCAGTCTGCACGACGGCGACAGTGACCTCGGCCTGGCCGGTGGCGTCTCGATCATGCTGGAGCCGCGCAAGATGGCCTCAGGCTCTGCGCAGGGCATGCTGTCGCCCACCGGCAAGTGCCACGCCTTCGACGTCGACGCCGACGGCTTCGTCTCCGGCGAGGCCAGCGTGATGTTCCTGCTCAAACGGCTCGACGATGCCCACCGTGACGGCGACCGGATCCTCGGCGTCATCCGCGGAACGGCGAGCAACCAGGACGGCCACACCGTCAACATCGCCACCCCGTCCCGCCCGGCCCAGGTCGCGGTCTACCGGGCCGCCCTGGCGGCCGGTGGGATCGACCCCGCCACCGTGACGATGGTCGAGGCGCACGGCACGGGGACGCCGGTCGGCGACCCGATCGAATACGCGAGCCTTGCTGAGGTCTACGGCACGGACGGGCCGGTAGCGCTCGGATCCGCCAAGACGAACTTCGGCCACGGGCAGTCGGCTTCGGGTGCCGTCGGCATGATGAAGGCCCTGCTGTCGCTGCAGCATGGCGTAGTTCCGCAGAACCTGCACTTCAATCAGCTGCCCGATGAGATGGCGCAGATCAAGACCGAGCTCTTCGTCGCGCAGACCGCCGTCCCGTTCCCCGGCGAGGGCCAGAGCCCCCGCCGGGCCGCGGTGTCGGCCTACGGCCTGTCCGGCACCAATGTGCACGCTGTTCTGGAGCAGGCACCCACCGAGACTTCGCCGCGGGTCGTCTCCGGCGACGCCGAGGCCGATGAGGTGACGCCGTCGACTCGGCTGTTCTGCCTGTCGGCCACCTCGGCCGAGGAACTGCGCCGCACCGCCGGACGGCTTGCCGACTGGGTCGCCGAACGCGCCCGCGGCAATGCCCGGGCCACCGACCTCGAGCTGGAAGACCTGGCCTACACGCTGGCCCGCCGGCGTTCGCACCGGCCGGTGCGCACCGTGGTGTTCGCCGCCGACCACGAAGAGCTGATCAAGGCGCTGCGCGAGGTCGCCGACGGCGATACCCCGTACCAGGCCGCGGTTGCTGCCGATGAACGCGGTCCGGTGTGGGTGTTCTCCGGCCAGGGCTCCCAGTGGGCCCGCATGGGCACCGCGCTGCTGGCGACCGAGCCGGTATTCGCCGCCACCATCGCCGAGCTCGAGCCACTGATCGCCCGCGAGTCCGGGTTCTCCATCACCGAGGCCCTCTCCGCCGAGGAGAAGGTGACCGGGATCGACCGGGTACAGCCGGCCGTGTTCGCCGTACAAGTGGCCATGGCCGCCACCATGAAGGCCTACGGCGTCGGCCCGGGTGCGGTCATCGGACACTCCATGGGCGAGTCCGCTGCCGCTGTCGTCGCCGGTGCACTCTCGCTCGAAGACGGCGTCAAGGTGATCTGCCGCCGGTCGAAGCTGATGGCGACCATCGCCGGATCGGGTGCCATGGCCTCGGTGGAGCTGCCTGCCAAGCAGGTGCTCTCCGAACTGGCCGCCCGCGGAGTACGCGATGTCGTGCTCGCGGTGATCTCCTCACCGCAGTCGACGGTGGTCGGCGGTGCCAAGGAGTCGATCCGCGAGCTGGTCGACCACTGGGAGGAGCGCGGCGTGATGGCGCGCGAGGTGGCCGTCGACGTCGCCTCCCATTCGCCGCAGGTCGATCCGATCCTCGACCAACTCACCGAGGTACTCGACGATCTCGACCCCATGGAACCGACCGTGCCGTACTACTCGGCGACGCTCTACGACCCCCGCGACCCCGCGGACTACGACGCGTACTACTGGGCGGACAACCTGCGGCACACGGTCCGGTTCTCCGCCGCGGTCCAGGCCGCCCTCGAGGACGGCTTCCGCGTCTTCGGTGAGCTGTCCCCGCATCCGCTGCTGACCTTCGCCGTGGAGCAGACCGCCCGCGGTCTGGACATCTCCCTGGCGGCGCTCGCCGGGATGCGGCGCGAGCAGGAGCTGCCCAACGGTCTGCGTGGCTTCCTGGCCGATCTGCACGCCGCGGGCGCGGCGGTGGACTTCTCCACCCAGTTCCCTGACGGGCGCCTGGTCGACGCACCGCTGCCCACGTGGAACAAGGTGCCGCTGATCCTCACCCGGGACAGCCAGGAACAGGCCGCCGGCGGGGCGACCCTGGCGGTGCACCCGCTGCTGGGTGCTCACGTCCGGCTGCCCGAAGAGCCGGAACGCCACGTCTGGCAGGCCGATATCGGCACCACCAACCAGCCGTGGCTCGGTGATCACCAGGTACACAATGTCGGAGCCCTCCCGGGTGCCGCCTACTGCGAGATGGCGATCGCCGCCGCGCGTGCGGTGCTGGGCGACGACGCGGAAGTCCGCGACGTCACCTTCGAGCAGATGCTGCTGCTCGAAGATCAGACGCCGGTGTCTGTGGTGGCCGAAGTCAAGGCCGCCGGTCTGGTGGATCTGGTGGTCGAGACCTACGCCGAAGGCGAGCAGGTCCGCCGGGCGTCCGCCACCCTGCACGCCGGTGGCGACGCCGATGACGAACCGGCCGATCCGTCTCCCTACGACATCGATGCCCTGGTCGCGGCCCACCCGCAGCGCCTCGAAGGCGCCGAGATGCGCAGTTGGTATGCCGAGCGCGGCATCCAGTACGGGCCGGCGTTCGCCGGGCTCGTTGCGGCCAACACCGCGGAGGCTTCCACCGATTCCGCCTCCAATCCCACTGTGTTGGCCGAGGTTTCGCTGCCGGGTTCCATCCGGTCCCAACAGGGCGCGTATGGCATTCACCCCGCGCTGCTGGACGCCTGCTTCCAGGCGGTCGGTGCCCACCCGGATCTGCACGGCGACACCACCGGGACACTGATGCTGCCGCTGGGCGTGCGACGGTTGCGCGCTCATGCCTCCACCCGTAACGCCCACTACTGCTACGTCACCCTGACCAGCGCCACCGCCACCGCGGTGGAGGCCGACATCGAGGTACTCGACGAGCACGGTGCGGTGCTGCTCACGGTGAGCGGGCTGCGCCTGGGCACCGGTGTATCCGCCGGTGGACAGCAGGCCCGGACGCTCAACGAGCGCCTGCTGACCGTCGACTGGCGTCAGCAGGAACTGCCCGAGCCCGAAGGTGTCGACGCCGGCCGCTGGCTGGTGATCGGTCTGTCGGCCGACGCCGAAGCCACGGTCGCCTCGCTGGTCGAGGAGTTGACCCAGCGCAACGCCGAGGCCGCGAACCTGGCCTGGGCCCTCGACGCCGACCACGACGCGGCTGCCGAGACGCTGCGTGGCCGGCTGACCGCCGAGCCGCACACCGGGGTCGTGCTGGTGGCCGGCGCTGCCGGCGCCCGAGACAGCGTGTCGGTCGACCGCGGTGCCGAGTACGTGCGCGCTCTGGTGCGGGTGGCCCGCGAGTTGCCTGAGATCGCCGGCGAGCCGGCGCGGTTGTTCGTGGTGACCCGGGACGCGCAGACAGTGCTGTCCCACGACGAGGCCAACCTGGATCAGGCCGGATTGCGCGGTCTGATGCGGGTGATCGGGATGGAGCATCCCGGCCTGCAGGCAACGCAGATCGACCTCGACGCCGCGACCGAAATCGCTTCGGTGGCAACGCAGTTGCTGTCCGGGTCTGATGAGGACGAGACGGCCTGGCGCGACGGTGACTGGCATGTGGCCCGGCTGAACCTGAGCCCGTTGCAGCCCGACGAGCGCCTGACGACCGTCGTCAACCACGAGACCGACGGAGTCCGGCTGCAGATCCGCGTGCCCGGCGACCTGCAGTCGCTGGAGCTGGCGGCCTTCGACCGGGTTGCGCCGGGACCGGGGCAGATCGAGGTGTCGGTCAAGGCCTCGAACCTCAACTTTGCCGACGTGCTGGTGGCCTACGGCCGTTACCCCAGCTTCGAGGGTCGGCTGCCGCAACTCGGCGCCGACTTCGCCGGCGTCGTCACCGCGGTGGGCCCGGGTGTGACCGACCACCAGGTGGGTGATCGCGTCGCCGGCATCTCGGCCAACGGTGCGTGGACGACGTTCGTCACCTGTGACGCCAACCTGGCTGTCACGCTGCCCGACGGCCTACCCGAGGAGCGGGCAGCCGCCGTGCCCAGCGCACATGCCACCGCGTGGTACGGACTGCACGACCTGGCCAGGATCTCGGCCCAGGACAAGGTGCTCATCCATTCCGCCACCGGCGGCGTGGGTCAGGCCGCGGTGGCCATCGCCAAGGCGGCCGGCGCGGAGATCTACGCCACCGCGGGCACCCCGGAAAAGCGAAATCTGTTGAAAAGCTGGGGGATCGAGCATGTCTACGATTCTCGTAGCACCGAGTTCGCCGACGAGATCCGCCGCGACACCAACGGCTACGGGGTGGACATCGTGCTCAACTCGTTGCCGGGTGCAGCACAGCGGGCCGGGCTCGAACTGCTCACCTTCGGCGGGCGGTTCGTCGAGATCGGCAAACGCGACATCTACGGCGATACCAAGATGGGGTTGTTCCCGTTCCGCCGCAACCTGGCGTTCTACGCTGTCGACCTCGCGCTGTTGACCCTCACCAGTCCGGGTCACACCCGCAGGCTGATGCAAACGGTGTTCGCCAAGATCGCCGACGGCACGTTGGCGATGCCGGAGACCACGCACTTCCCGCTACGCGAGGGTGCCACCGCGATCCGGGTGATGGGCGCGGCCGAGCACACCGGCAAGCTCGTCCTCGACGTGCCGCACACCGGCACCAGCAGCGCGGTGGTGCCGCCGGAGAACGCCACCGTGCTCCGGCCCGACGGCGCCTACGTCATCACCGGCGGCCTCGGCGGTCTCGGATTGTTCCTGGCCGAGAAGATGGCCGACGCCGGTGCGGGCAGGATCGTGCTCAACGGCCGTTCGGCGCCGACCGCCGACGCCGAGGACGTGATCGAGCGCATCCGTCGGGGCGGGACCGAGGTCGAGGTGTCGCGAGGCGACATCGCCGATCCCGAGACCGCGCGGCGGTTGGTGCAGGCTGCGGGGGCGACGGGGTTGCCGCTGCGCGGTGTTCTGCATGCCGCGGCGGTGGTCGAGGACGCCACGCTGGGCAACATCACCGACGAGTTGATCGACCGGGACTGGGCACCGAAGGTGCGCGGTGCGTGGAATCTGCACGAAGCGTTGCAGGGTGCCGACGCCGACACGCAGCTCGACTGGTTCTGCTCGTTCTCCTCGGCCGCGGCCATGGTGGGCTCACCCGGTCAGGGCGCCTACGCGGCGGCCAACAGCTGGGTCGACGGCTTCACCCGGTGGCGACGGGCCCAGGGGTTGCCTGCCAGTGCCATCGCCTGGGGTGCCTGGGCGGAGATCGGCAAGGGCCAGGCGATGGCGGAGGACGCCGCCATGGCGATCGCTCCCGACGACGGTGCCTACGCATTCGACGCACTGCTGCGGCACAACCGCACCTACACCGGGTACGCCCCGGTGGCGGGTACACCGTGGCTGGCCGCGTTCGCGCAGACCAGCCGGTTCGCCGAATCCTTCGCCTCCATCGGGAAGAACCCGGCAGGCACCAGCGCGTTCCTCGCCGAGTTGCACGAGCTACCGCTCGAGGAATGGCACGCGCGGTTGCGTCGGCTGATCTCGGATCAGATCAGCCTGGTGCTGCGCCGCTCCGTCGATCCCGACCGGCCGCTGGCCGAGTACGGCCTGGACTCCCTCGGGATCCTCGAGGTACGCACCAAGATCGAGACCGAGACGGGCATCCGGATCGGGTCCACGGACATCACGACGGTGCGGACGCTCGCGGAGCGGCTCTACGACGAACTGGCCGCGGACGAGACGGCGGCAGCCGCGTCGTAA